One segment of Candidatus Cybelea sp. DNA contains the following:
- a CDS encoding phosphatase PAP2 family protein, whose product MTRLLIVAFCFALALVAFGAFVELGGSVVANGEPAIFVPWEQSLFDHSTLVAWWLTWACYPGVLIPICVVVLFLAWRYPEWRLRLILSVVSLLISWRGADYFQHVFARHRPLEWVVKHETTFSYPSSHAAIATGFYALLALMIFASDLPKTTRIVAGALLLLLAVGICWSRVALGAHYITDLLGGVLLGLVAASLMLGVLAGGAFGGVGGRVSGAAE is encoded by the coding sequence GTGACGCGTCTGCTGATCGTGGCGTTCTGCTTCGCCCTCGCACTGGTGGCGTTTGGGGCGTTTGTCGAGCTGGGCGGATCGGTCGTCGCAAACGGCGAGCCGGCGATCTTCGTGCCGTGGGAGCAGTCGCTCTTCGATCACTCGACTCTTGTCGCATGGTGGCTGACCTGGGCCTGCTACCCTGGGGTCCTGATCCCGATCTGCGTCGTCGTCTTGTTCCTCGCCTGGCGCTACCCCGAATGGAGGTTGCGGCTGATTCTCAGCGTCGTTTCGCTTTTGATCTCTTGGCGAGGCGCCGACTACTTCCAGCACGTGTTCGCGCGCCATCGGCCGCTCGAGTGGGTCGTCAAGCACGAAACGACGTTCTCGTATCCGAGCTCGCACGCGGCGATCGCAACCGGATTCTACGCCCTCTTGGCATTGATGATCTTTGCTTCCGACCTTCCGAAGACGACGCGAATTGTCGCAGGCGCGCTGCTATTGCTGCTTGCCGTGGGAATCTGTTGGTCGCGCGTGGCGCTCGGCGCGCACTACATTACCGACCTCCTTGGCGGCGTGCTGCTAGGCCTGGTCGCGGCCAGCCTCATGCTGGGGGTGCTGGCGGGCGGCGCCTTCGGCGGCGTTGGGGGTCGGGTCTCCGGTGCGGCAGAATAG